The genomic region GCAACGCTGGTATCACCTGCTGGTAAAACAGCAATGTTCATACACAATCCGGAATTCGATGAAGCGATATCCGCAACAATAGAACGGAAACATACTTACGAACCGGAAACAGCTATTTTGTTGTTTGACCTATTAAATGGTGAACCGGAAGCAAATTTCGTTGACATCGGTGCAAACATAGGTGTTCATTCATTACCCATTGCTCAATATGGTCGCAAAGTTATTTCAGTGGAAGCGTTACATTTCAATATCGAACCTTTATGTGCTTCCATAGATGTAGGAAATTTAAACGACAGAGTAACCATAGTACATAATGCTATGACCAATCAGAGAGGGACAGTTAACCTCGGAGCTGAGGACGGAAACCTAGGAGGCACATTTGTTGATCACGATGCtaaacatatcaaaacattaaaacagGGAAGAGTCAACGGCAACTGGTTGAACCCTGTAAACACGGTGACCTTCGATGACCTCTTGGATTTACCTGTAATTGGTGATTTTCCGAAGGTACTGGTAAAAATCGACATAGAAGGGTCGGAACACAAAGCcttacaaaaatcaaaaacatttttcagGCGAACAAAAGTTATTGGAGTTCTAATGGAATGGGAATTTCACCGCAGTATGCCTTCTGGGGAATACATTATCACGTACATGGAGAACATGAATTTCGTGCCTCATTTTCCTAGTAAGACCAGAAAAGTTCTAAACACAAAAGACAGTTCAGACTGGCCGTATGATGTTATGTGGCTTCCAAAATAATTCATGTGTTTGTTAAAAAAGAATCTAaaattatcttaaaaaaatggaTAATTTGAAGAGCATGCGGAACAACAGTACAACTATAATTGTTTACTTGGATGTACGGAGAAACGTTCCCAAATTATCACGATCCGACGTATATTTAGTCCTTATTGCATCATTGACAGGTGTCGAATTAAgataattaagtatttttatatctctcccttcttcagcttagtaaactctgaaTAATTAAGCGTATACGCAGTGATAAATTACTCCGCTGATTAATAAGTGCGGGAAACGTCAACTAGaaggcgccattttgaaaggactgatcaacgcaattttagcgttttcttaTGGAACGCCAGAGCTGTCTTAGGTGATCAAATATGAAGTGAGAATATAAAATCGCGTTtgattacacatgaaataatgttttatcaactttaaaacttgttaataattgtaaaattgaagacaacatttcaatatttttctttcatgatgattaaaataatgaatttgtgtggaactatattttgtgtacttgtgtacttgattacctttcccgccaaattggaaCTATCTGTTACGCTGTTACAtcgatcattcagctgtttcgtcactacgtataacgaacgtagaatactgtttcttatgatttttttcatagattacgttgaaaaatagttttg from Pecten maximus chromosome 11, xPecMax1.1, whole genome shotgun sequence harbors:
- the LOC117338386 gene encoding uncharacterized protein LOC117338386, producing MKWKRVKLRVVIGIATVLLVTCIVQYYSLFHKPIASLCRRNFRKYPHSVFTMSNGVWRRNSAVCGKCPDFWNATLVSPAGKTAMFIHNPEFDEAISATIERKHTYEPETAILLFDLLNGEPEANFVDIGANIGVHSLPIAQYGRKVISVEALHFNIEPLCASIDVGNLNDRVTIVHNAMTNQRGTVNLGAEDGNLGGTFVDHDAKHIKTLKQGRVNGNWLNPVNTVTFDDLLDLPVIGDFPKVLVKIDIEGSEHKALQKSKTFFRRTKVIGVLMEWEFHRSMPSGEYIITYMENMNFVPHFPSKTRKVLNTKDSSDWPYDVMWLPK